The Drosophila mauritiana strain mau12 chromosome 2R, ASM438214v1, whole genome shotgun sequence genome has a segment encoding these proteins:
- the LOC117135507 gene encoding polycomb protein Asx isoform X1 has translation MKTITPDTTTTTSSQHQQLLIPQADQHHQPMLQQQSLLAAPPPTMIMEHVNLVDDDEKDPLALEQLEVSPSTKHTHSLRRHLPRIIVKPIPPEKKPMAPSEEAAVSTAPAPPTRLICSRRIQQQQQVKAAAAAAAAAAAAAAAAAAAQAQATSSYPSAISPGSKAGTSQASTMREVLASIPGFSVKPRRRSNKKLTTAAQIEQTKDGKIDLETPDSILASTNLRALLNKQTFSLLPPLYQYNLIQLLPSVDREASELEQPSSSASGGSPSEAIRLSASCLNNEFFARACLEWRERLSEGEFTPENQLKLKTEAEREKNKLDPWKLKHFEPFWGEKNSRGKDKDKLESDCKNQKLSASIKSEPKPPATSQQKPLQQATCDNETELKFDLSTKCETTSAKTTVAVAVADKSSTFPATVSQNNVLNEQQRRALKRPSSSPSQRKQAPTTIATINLDDDLDELPSTSKDSKQPKMGEIVPNASGNVVATPMVDVVDHSAAEMKIMDEQQLQRQHQPLINSTCDKIEPSECSKEMIVAMKQVDAKEDVDSVASAATTPAIAAVTPHTPKPEALATNPEVANQFVSYLQNVELAAETKAPLDNSNEADITTGTNSHDFVFSDTIDHAYFQEHQSTINHNFFTSSSSSNTATTAANKLEEHSDKPEDSPLPIASSISGSTPASSITSTSCTSSSSSSASMSSSCSSSNSGSTTTAPTTSSSAGAPTAPLTLAAAAETTLANVQAMLSTVAKLQQQQQQELPVELNSNEMYQHVQHDWNFGDIKLSSSQSSGDQQRNLSHEAIDLMDVVQDADVIDDIMHNDVCHDVLGDEDEGDQEEDEDDEVVECMTEEQQLIDEDSEAVREIVDKLQQHQQQQNQQQHHQQLHLQDVVQLAQHSFMPQAHSEFGNDIGQEMLCDAVPMSAAEMEVSSTVITNSSNSNDSSNNLSLCSSTNSLTINQMPHQASQQPQQNAQSNAQQQRQILVDSNGQIIGNFLLQQQRQQQQQQLLQQFTLQAAAAQQQQQQQHQQQQQQQQQATSSNSLGKTLPVALRNGAQQFLSPNLIAQQHQQQQQQLEQHQQQAAAQQKHQQIQQFALQQAQLHQRQLLAQAANNNLLQQQQQQQQNVAPPTTQAKFIAKPLNIISMTRPANVSPTTAATTANTASIPSAYANVVAVTGAQQQQSPPVPAPQQQTVQQQQLVNHNSNMQQLPNVLTMKTLPPSGVPTTIAQQRLQPKMPTGKGRKATSNRLPPGAVNLERSYQICQAVIQNSPNRENLKAQLRPPAAILNQHQPTTTTAPAPINPVTLNVSTVAATPMSNITTASGSMAAAVAAAPPQNVLKQEELLVSGAVGAGALPAGLPPNVMGVGRPGVYKVIGPRMSGFPRKKYVQRKPSPTTLIRHVFSPGPGGATATAQQLQMLQQHHQSTTSPVPVQNPQQPAPEQLIHQNGNGQYVLVHRANVGAADNQAPRASSAPPMHQNQFVTVQNPLHSINGIPMGGRGRPASVDTTAGSGNVIAPQISATDALHHHHHEMQQQQQHQQPQPLGNVGAAANIVRRNIAAGPNIAYIDGSNTNSSTVALMEAGNNYIVTTNASPTAAPSPINQQPQSQPTATQHQHPLLQLHQSGENTPPGNEATATANNCACSLNAMVICQQCGAFCHDDCIGAAKLCVACVIR, from the exons ATGAAAACCATTACGCCGGatacgacgacgacgacgtcGTCGCAGCACCAACAACTTCTCATTCCACAAGCGGATCAGCATCACCAGCCgatgctgcagcagcaatcCCTATTGGCCGCTCCACCGCCTACGATGATAATGGAGCATGTGAATCTGGTGGACGACGACGAGAAGGATCCTCTTGCGCTGGAGCAACTGGAAGTGTCACCGTCTaccaagcacacacacagtcTCAG ACGCCACCTGCCACGCATTATCGTGAAACCAATACCACCTGAGAAGAAACCGATGGCGCCCAGCGAAGAGGCAGCCGTCAGTACCGCTCCTGCCCCGCCCACGCGTTTAATATGTAGCCGACGCattcagcaacagcaacaggtcaaagcggcagcagcagcggcggcggcagcagcggcggcagcagcagcagcggccgcAGCACAAGCCCAAGCCACCTCCAGCTATCCATCCGCCATCTCACCCGGCAGCAAGGCAGGAACCTCTCAAGCTTCGACCATGCGGGAGGTCCTGGCCTCCATACCCGGTTTTAGTGTTAAGCCCCGTCGGAGGAGCAATAAGAAGCTGACGACAGCAGCGCAGATTGAGCAAACAAAAGACGGCAAGATCGACCTGGAGACCCCCGACTCCATACTGGCCTCCACCAACCTAAGAGCGCTGTTGAACAAGCAAACGTTctcgctgctgccgccgctctATCAATACAATCTCATACAACTGCTGCCCAGCGTGGATCGCGAGGCCAGCGAACTAGAGCAGCCCAGCAGCAGCGCAAGTGGAGGCAGTCCATCGGAGGCTATAAGGCTTAGTGCCTCCTGTCTAAACAACGAGTTTTTTGCCCGAGCCTGCTTGGAGTGGCGGGAACGACTAAGCGAAGGCGAGTTTACACCCGAAAACCAGCTGAAACTTAAAACGGAAGCAGAGCGCGAAAAGAACAAGTTGGATCCCTGGAAGCTGAAACACTTTGAGCCCTTTTGGGGCGAAAAGAATTCAAGGGGGAAGGATAAGGATAAGTTAGAAAGCGATTGCAAGAATCAGAAGCTTTCGGCAAGCATAAAGAGTGAGCCCAAACCACCAGCGACATCGCAACAAAAACCACTGCAACAAGCAACATGTGATAATGAGACTGaattaaaatttgatttg AGCACAAAGTGCGAAACGACATCAGCTAAAACTACAGTAGCAGTGGCAGTAGCAGATAAATCAAGCACGTTTCCAGCCACTGTCAGCCAGAACAATGTGCTTAACGAACAGCAACGCCGCGCCCTCAAACGTCCATCGAGCAGTCCTTCGCAGCGCAAGCAGGCACCGACAACGATAGCGACCATTAATTTGGACGATGATCTCGACGAGCTGCCCAGCACATCAAAGGACAGCAAGCAGCCGAAGATGGGCGAAATTGTTCCTAATGCGTCAGGGAATGTTGTCGCAACTCCAATGGTTGATGTTGTGGATCACTCCGCAGCCGAAATGAAAATCATGGACGAGCAGCAGCTTCAGCGTCAACATCAGCCACTTATCAACAGTACCTGTGATAAAATTGAGCCATCTGAATGCAGTAAGGAGATGATCGTTGCCATGAAACAAGTGGATGCTAAGGAAGATGTGGATTCCGTTGCATCGGCGGCTACCACGCCAGCAATTGCTGCTGTTACCCCACACACACCAAAGCCGGAGGCGTTAGCAACAAATCCAGAGGTGGCCAACCAATTTGTAAGCTACTTACAAAACGTCGAACTAGCAGCTG AAACCAAAGCGCCTTTGGACAATTCAAACGAGGCAGATATAACGACAGGAACAAATAGCCATGATTTCGTTTTCTCAGATACTATCGATCATG CATATTTTCAAGAACATCAATCAACCATCAATCACAACTTTTTTACTTCATCTTCATCGTCCAACA CGGCGACAACTGCAGCTAATAAACTGGAAGAGCATAGTGATAAGCCGGAGGACTCACCGCTCCCCATTGCAAGCTCAATTTCTGGGTCGACGCCGGCCAGTTCGATTACATCGACTAGCTGCACAtcgtcctcatcctcctcTGCCTCAATGTCATCTTCATGCTCCAGTAGCAATTCCGGCTCGACGACGACCGCGCCCACAACTTCATCGTCGGCCGGAGCACCGACGGCTCCACTGACgcttgcagcagcagctgaaaCCACGTTGGCAAATGTCCAAGCCATGCTTTCAACTGTGGCCAAgttacagcagcagcagcagcaggagttACCCGTGGAGTTGAACTCCAATGAAATGTACCAGCATGTGCAGCACGATTGGAACTTTGGTGACATTAAGTTAAGCAGTTCGCAATCGAGCGGAGATCAGCAGCGTAATCTAAGCCATGAAGCTATCGATCTGATGGATGTAGTGCAAGATGCCGACGTCATCGACGACATTATGCACAATGATGTGTGCCACGATGTGCTCGGTGACGAAGATGAGGGTGATCAAGAGGAGGACGAAGACGATGAGGTGGTAGAATGTATGACGGAAGAACAGCAGTTAATTGATGAAGACAGCGAAGCTGTTCGCGAAATAGTGGACaaactgcagcagcatcagcagcaacaaaatcagcagcagcatcatcaacAGTTGCATCTCCAGGATGTGGTCCAATTGGCTCAGCATTCGTTTATGCCGCAGGCGCATAGCGAATTTGGAAATGAT ATCGGCCAGGAAATGCTCTGTGATGCTGTGCCAATGTCTGCTGCCGAAATGGAAGTGTCCAGCACGGTGATAACCAATAGTAGCAATAGCaacgacagcagcaacaacctaAGCCTatgcagcagcaccaacagtCTTACCATTAATCAAATGCCGCACCAAGCATCGCAACAGCCGCAACAGAACGCTCAGTCCAATGCACAGCAGCAAAGGCAGATATTGGTGGATTCCAATGGTCAGATAATCGGCAACTTTTTGCTTCAGCAGcaacgccagcagcagcaacagcaactacTACAACAGTTCACGCTGCAGGCGGCGgcagcacagcagcagcagcaacaacagcaccagcaacaacagcagcagcaacagcaagcAACAAGTAGCAACTCCTTGGGCAAGACATTACCAGTAGCTCTCCGCAACGGAGCCCAGCAGTTCTTGTCTCCCAACCTGATCGcacagcaacatcagcagcagcagcaacaactggagcaacatcaacagcagGCTGCAGCACAACAAAAGCATCAGCAGATTCAGCAGTTTGCACTGCAGCAGGCGCAACTACACCAACGACAACTCCTCGCCCAGGCGGCCAACAATAATCTgctacagcagcagcaacaacagcagcaaaatgTTGCACCACCAACAACACAGGCTAAGTTCATAGCAAAGCCTCTGAACATCATCTCAATGACGCGTCCTGCCAATGTATCACCTACCACAGCAGCAACGACGGCAAATACCGCATCTATTCCGTCCGCCTACGCCAATGTTGTTGCTGTGACGGGcgcgcaacagcagcaatctCCGCCAGTACCTGCCCCCCAGCAGCAGACagtccaacaacaacagttgGTAAATCACAACAGTAATATGCAGCAGTTACCCAACGTGCTGACTATGAAAACCCTGCCACCATCGGGAGTGCCAACCACCATTGCCCAGCAAAGATTGCAGCCGAAAATGCCAACGGGAAAAGGGCGCAAGGCAACCAGTAATAGGTTACCACCGGGTGCAGTTAATCTGGAGCGTAGCTATCAAATCTGCCAGGCTGTAATCCAGAATAGTCCAAACCGCGAGAATCTCAAGGCTCAGTTGCGTCCGCCTGCGGCGATTCTCAACCAGCATCAGCCGACGACAACCACTGCGCCAGCACCTATAAACCCTGTGACCTTGAATGTTTCAACGGTGGCTGCCACACCCATGTCCAACATAACGACGGCCAGTGGGAGCATGGCAGCTGCTGTCGCGGCAGCACCACCACAAAATGTATTAAAGCAAGAGGAGCTGTTGGTCAGTGGAGCAGTTGGTGCCGGAGCTCTGCCCGCTGGATTGCCGCCGAATGTCATGGGCGTCGGACGTCCGGGAGTATACAAG GTTATTGGACCGCGTATGAGTGGTTTCCCAAGGAAGAAATATGTCCAACGGAAGCCATCACCCACAACGCTCATCCGGCATGTGTTTAGTCCCGGACCTGGAGGAGCTACAGCCACCGCTCAGCAATTGCAGATGCTACAGCAGCATCATCAGTCGACGACATCGCCAGTGCCTGTACAAAATCCTCAGCAGCCTGCACCGGAGCAGTTGATACACCAGAATGGCAATGGACAATATGTTCTCGTTCATCGGGCCAATGTGGGTGCAGCTGACAATCAAGCGCCTAGAGCCTCCAGTGCCCCGCCAATGCATCAAAACCAG TTTGTTACTGTTCAGAATCCGCTGCACAGCATAAACGGTATTCCTATGGGTGGACGCGGGCGTCCAGCATCGGTGGACACAACGGCTGGCAGCGGCAACGTTATAGCACCACAGATTTCCGCCACAGATGCGTtgcatcatcatcaccacgaaatgcagcagcagcagcaacatcagcagccgCAGCCGCTGGGCAATGTAGGCGCAGCCGCGAATATTGTGCGGCGCAATATCGCTGCAG GACCCAACATCGCGTACATTGACGGCAGCAATACCAACTCATCGACCGTCGCGCTTATGGAAGCTGGCAACAACTACATAGTGACGACCAACGCATCACCAACTGCAGCACCTTCGCCGATCAACCAGCAGCCACAATCGCAGCCAACTGCGACTCAGCATCAGCATCCATTGCTGCAATTGCATCAAAGCGGGGAGAACACTCCGCCGGGCAATGAGGCTACGGCCACGGCGAACAACTGCGCCTGCTCACTCAATGCGATGGTGATCTGCCAGCAGTGCGGAGCCTTCTGCCACGACGACTGCATCGGTGCGGCCAAGCTGTGTGTCGCCTGTGTGATTAGATGA
- the LOC117135507 gene encoding polycomb protein Asx isoform X2 produces the protein MKTITPDTTTTTSSQHQQLLIPQADQHHQPMLQQQSLLAAPPPTMIMEHVNLVDDDEKDPLALEQLEVSPSTKHTHSLRRHLPRIIVKPIPPEKKPMAPSEEAAVSTAPAPPTRLICSRRIQQQQQVKAAAAAAAAAAAAAAAAAAAQAQATSSYPSAISPGSKAGTSQASTMREVLASIPGFSVKPRRRSNKKLTTAAQIEQTKDGKIDLETPDSILASTNLRALLNKQTFSLLPPLYQYNLIQLLPSVDREASELEQPSSSASGGSPSEAIRLSASCLNNEFFARACLEWRERLSEGEFTPENQLKLKTEAEREKNKLDPWKLKHFEPFWGEKNSRGKDKDKLESDCKNQKLSASIKSEPKPPATSQQKPLQQATCDNETELKFDLSTKCETTSAKTTVAVAVADKSSTFPATVSQNNVLNEQQRRALKRPSSSPSQRKQAPTTIATINLDDDLDELPSTSKDSKQPKMGEIVPNASGNVVATPMVDVVDHSAAEMKIMDEQQLQRQHQPLINSTCDKIEPSECSKEMIVAMKQVDAKEDVDSVASAATTPAIAAVTPHTPKPEALATNPEVANQFVSYLQNVELAAETKAPLDNSNEADITTGTNSHDFVFSDTIDHAATTAANKLEEHSDKPEDSPLPIASSISGSTPASSITSTSCTSSSSSSASMSSSCSSSNSGSTTTAPTTSSSAGAPTAPLTLAAAAETTLANVQAMLSTVAKLQQQQQQELPVELNSNEMYQHVQHDWNFGDIKLSSSQSSGDQQRNLSHEAIDLMDVVQDADVIDDIMHNDVCHDVLGDEDEGDQEEDEDDEVVECMTEEQQLIDEDSEAVREIVDKLQQHQQQQNQQQHHQQLHLQDVVQLAQHSFMPQAHSEFGNDIGQEMLCDAVPMSAAEMEVSSTVITNSSNSNDSSNNLSLCSSTNSLTINQMPHQASQQPQQNAQSNAQQQRQILVDSNGQIIGNFLLQQQRQQQQQQLLQQFTLQAAAAQQQQQQQHQQQQQQQQQATSSNSLGKTLPVALRNGAQQFLSPNLIAQQHQQQQQQLEQHQQQAAAQQKHQQIQQFALQQAQLHQRQLLAQAANNNLLQQQQQQQQNVAPPTTQAKFIAKPLNIISMTRPANVSPTTAATTANTASIPSAYANVVAVTGAQQQQSPPVPAPQQQTVQQQQLVNHNSNMQQLPNVLTMKTLPPSGVPTTIAQQRLQPKMPTGKGRKATSNRLPPGAVNLERSYQICQAVIQNSPNRENLKAQLRPPAAILNQHQPTTTTAPAPINPVTLNVSTVAATPMSNITTASGSMAAAVAAAPPQNVLKQEELLVSGAVGAGALPAGLPPNVMGVGRPGVYKVIGPRMSGFPRKKYVQRKPSPTTLIRHVFSPGPGGATATAQQLQMLQQHHQSTTSPVPVQNPQQPAPEQLIHQNGNGQYVLVHRANVGAADNQAPRASSAPPMHQNQFVTVQNPLHSINGIPMGGRGRPASVDTTAGSGNVIAPQISATDALHHHHHEMQQQQQHQQPQPLGNVGAAANIVRRNIAAGPNIAYIDGSNTNSSTVALMEAGNNYIVTTNASPTAAPSPINQQPQSQPTATQHQHPLLQLHQSGENTPPGNEATATANNCACSLNAMVICQQCGAFCHDDCIGAAKLCVACVIR, from the exons ATGAAAACCATTACGCCGGatacgacgacgacgacgtcGTCGCAGCACCAACAACTTCTCATTCCACAAGCGGATCAGCATCACCAGCCgatgctgcagcagcaatcCCTATTGGCCGCTCCACCGCCTACGATGATAATGGAGCATGTGAATCTGGTGGACGACGACGAGAAGGATCCTCTTGCGCTGGAGCAACTGGAAGTGTCACCGTCTaccaagcacacacacagtcTCAG ACGCCACCTGCCACGCATTATCGTGAAACCAATACCACCTGAGAAGAAACCGATGGCGCCCAGCGAAGAGGCAGCCGTCAGTACCGCTCCTGCCCCGCCCACGCGTTTAATATGTAGCCGACGCattcagcaacagcaacaggtcaaagcggcagcagcagcggcggcggcagcagcggcggcagcagcagcagcggccgcAGCACAAGCCCAAGCCACCTCCAGCTATCCATCCGCCATCTCACCCGGCAGCAAGGCAGGAACCTCTCAAGCTTCGACCATGCGGGAGGTCCTGGCCTCCATACCCGGTTTTAGTGTTAAGCCCCGTCGGAGGAGCAATAAGAAGCTGACGACAGCAGCGCAGATTGAGCAAACAAAAGACGGCAAGATCGACCTGGAGACCCCCGACTCCATACTGGCCTCCACCAACCTAAGAGCGCTGTTGAACAAGCAAACGTTctcgctgctgccgccgctctATCAATACAATCTCATACAACTGCTGCCCAGCGTGGATCGCGAGGCCAGCGAACTAGAGCAGCCCAGCAGCAGCGCAAGTGGAGGCAGTCCATCGGAGGCTATAAGGCTTAGTGCCTCCTGTCTAAACAACGAGTTTTTTGCCCGAGCCTGCTTGGAGTGGCGGGAACGACTAAGCGAAGGCGAGTTTACACCCGAAAACCAGCTGAAACTTAAAACGGAAGCAGAGCGCGAAAAGAACAAGTTGGATCCCTGGAAGCTGAAACACTTTGAGCCCTTTTGGGGCGAAAAGAATTCAAGGGGGAAGGATAAGGATAAGTTAGAAAGCGATTGCAAGAATCAGAAGCTTTCGGCAAGCATAAAGAGTGAGCCCAAACCACCAGCGACATCGCAACAAAAACCACTGCAACAAGCAACATGTGATAATGAGACTGaattaaaatttgatttg AGCACAAAGTGCGAAACGACATCAGCTAAAACTACAGTAGCAGTGGCAGTAGCAGATAAATCAAGCACGTTTCCAGCCACTGTCAGCCAGAACAATGTGCTTAACGAACAGCAACGCCGCGCCCTCAAACGTCCATCGAGCAGTCCTTCGCAGCGCAAGCAGGCACCGACAACGATAGCGACCATTAATTTGGACGATGATCTCGACGAGCTGCCCAGCACATCAAAGGACAGCAAGCAGCCGAAGATGGGCGAAATTGTTCCTAATGCGTCAGGGAATGTTGTCGCAACTCCAATGGTTGATGTTGTGGATCACTCCGCAGCCGAAATGAAAATCATGGACGAGCAGCAGCTTCAGCGTCAACATCAGCCACTTATCAACAGTACCTGTGATAAAATTGAGCCATCTGAATGCAGTAAGGAGATGATCGTTGCCATGAAACAAGTGGATGCTAAGGAAGATGTGGATTCCGTTGCATCGGCGGCTACCACGCCAGCAATTGCTGCTGTTACCCCACACACACCAAAGCCGGAGGCGTTAGCAACAAATCCAGAGGTGGCCAACCAATTTGTAAGCTACTTACAAAACGTCGAACTAGCAGCTG AAACCAAAGCGCCTTTGGACAATTCAAACGAGGCAGATATAACGACAGGAACAAATAGCCATGATTTCGTTTTCTCAGATACTATCGATCATG CGGCGACAACTGCAGCTAATAAACTGGAAGAGCATAGTGATAAGCCGGAGGACTCACCGCTCCCCATTGCAAGCTCAATTTCTGGGTCGACGCCGGCCAGTTCGATTACATCGACTAGCTGCACAtcgtcctcatcctcctcTGCCTCAATGTCATCTTCATGCTCCAGTAGCAATTCCGGCTCGACGACGACCGCGCCCACAACTTCATCGTCGGCCGGAGCACCGACGGCTCCACTGACgcttgcagcagcagctgaaaCCACGTTGGCAAATGTCCAAGCCATGCTTTCAACTGTGGCCAAgttacagcagcagcagcagcaggagttACCCGTGGAGTTGAACTCCAATGAAATGTACCAGCATGTGCAGCACGATTGGAACTTTGGTGACATTAAGTTAAGCAGTTCGCAATCGAGCGGAGATCAGCAGCGTAATCTAAGCCATGAAGCTATCGATCTGATGGATGTAGTGCAAGATGCCGACGTCATCGACGACATTATGCACAATGATGTGTGCCACGATGTGCTCGGTGACGAAGATGAGGGTGATCAAGAGGAGGACGAAGACGATGAGGTGGTAGAATGTATGACGGAAGAACAGCAGTTAATTGATGAAGACAGCGAAGCTGTTCGCGAAATAGTGGACaaactgcagcagcatcagcagcaacaaaatcagcagcagcatcatcaacAGTTGCATCTCCAGGATGTGGTCCAATTGGCTCAGCATTCGTTTATGCCGCAGGCGCATAGCGAATTTGGAAATGAT ATCGGCCAGGAAATGCTCTGTGATGCTGTGCCAATGTCTGCTGCCGAAATGGAAGTGTCCAGCACGGTGATAACCAATAGTAGCAATAGCaacgacagcagcaacaacctaAGCCTatgcagcagcaccaacagtCTTACCATTAATCAAATGCCGCACCAAGCATCGCAACAGCCGCAACAGAACGCTCAGTCCAATGCACAGCAGCAAAGGCAGATATTGGTGGATTCCAATGGTCAGATAATCGGCAACTTTTTGCTTCAGCAGcaacgccagcagcagcaacagcaactacTACAACAGTTCACGCTGCAGGCGGCGgcagcacagcagcagcagcaacaacagcaccagcaacaacagcagcagcaacagcaagcAACAAGTAGCAACTCCTTGGGCAAGACATTACCAGTAGCTCTCCGCAACGGAGCCCAGCAGTTCTTGTCTCCCAACCTGATCGcacagcaacatcagcagcagcagcaacaactggagcaacatcaacagcagGCTGCAGCACAACAAAAGCATCAGCAGATTCAGCAGTTTGCACTGCAGCAGGCGCAACTACACCAACGACAACTCCTCGCCCAGGCGGCCAACAATAATCTgctacagcagcagcaacaacagcagcaaaatgTTGCACCACCAACAACACAGGCTAAGTTCATAGCAAAGCCTCTGAACATCATCTCAATGACGCGTCCTGCCAATGTATCACCTACCACAGCAGCAACGACGGCAAATACCGCATCTATTCCGTCCGCCTACGCCAATGTTGTTGCTGTGACGGGcgcgcaacagcagcaatctCCGCCAGTACCTGCCCCCCAGCAGCAGACagtccaacaacaacagttgGTAAATCACAACAGTAATATGCAGCAGTTACCCAACGTGCTGACTATGAAAACCCTGCCACCATCGGGAGTGCCAACCACCATTGCCCAGCAAAGATTGCAGCCGAAAATGCCAACGGGAAAAGGGCGCAAGGCAACCAGTAATAGGTTACCACCGGGTGCAGTTAATCTGGAGCGTAGCTATCAAATCTGCCAGGCTGTAATCCAGAATAGTCCAAACCGCGAGAATCTCAAGGCTCAGTTGCGTCCGCCTGCGGCGATTCTCAACCAGCATCAGCCGACGACAACCACTGCGCCAGCACCTATAAACCCTGTGACCTTGAATGTTTCAACGGTGGCTGCCACACCCATGTCCAACATAACGACGGCCAGTGGGAGCATGGCAGCTGCTGTCGCGGCAGCACCACCACAAAATGTATTAAAGCAAGAGGAGCTGTTGGTCAGTGGAGCAGTTGGTGCCGGAGCTCTGCCCGCTGGATTGCCGCCGAATGTCATGGGCGTCGGACGTCCGGGAGTATACAAG GTTATTGGACCGCGTATGAGTGGTTTCCCAAGGAAGAAATATGTCCAACGGAAGCCATCACCCACAACGCTCATCCGGCATGTGTTTAGTCCCGGACCTGGAGGAGCTACAGCCACCGCTCAGCAATTGCAGATGCTACAGCAGCATCATCAGTCGACGACATCGCCAGTGCCTGTACAAAATCCTCAGCAGCCTGCACCGGAGCAGTTGATACACCAGAATGGCAATGGACAATATGTTCTCGTTCATCGGGCCAATGTGGGTGCAGCTGACAATCAAGCGCCTAGAGCCTCCAGTGCCCCGCCAATGCATCAAAACCAG TTTGTTACTGTTCAGAATCCGCTGCACAGCATAAACGGTATTCCTATGGGTGGACGCGGGCGTCCAGCATCGGTGGACACAACGGCTGGCAGCGGCAACGTTATAGCACCACAGATTTCCGCCACAGATGCGTtgcatcatcatcaccacgaaatgcagcagcagcagcaacatcagcagccgCAGCCGCTGGGCAATGTAGGCGCAGCCGCGAATATTGTGCGGCGCAATATCGCTGCAG GACCCAACATCGCGTACATTGACGGCAGCAATACCAACTCATCGACCGTCGCGCTTATGGAAGCTGGCAACAACTACATAGTGACGACCAACGCATCACCAACTGCAGCACCTTCGCCGATCAACCAGCAGCCACAATCGCAGCCAACTGCGACTCAGCATCAGCATCCATTGCTGCAATTGCATCAAAGCGGGGAGAACACTCCGCCGGGCAATGAGGCTACGGCCACGGCGAACAACTGCGCCTGCTCACTCAATGCGATGGTGATCTGCCAGCAGTGCGGAGCCTTCTGCCACGACGACTGCATCGGTGCGGCCAAGCTGTGTGTCGCCTGTGTGATTAGATGA